In Chloroflexota bacterium, the genomic window CCGTGGATGCATACGCGTTTTTTCGCGCCTCCGCGCAACAGGCACTCATCAAGTTTCGCTCTGGGTCCACCGGCATTGTCGTCCTGAGCGCGAAGGCCAAGCGCTATAGGCCTTCGACGTTGCGCGCGCGAAGGATCTCGAATCTGCGATCTACTGTGCTATGTGGTAGAAAAGGGTAGCGTCGCCGAATTAAAGCAGAATGACTCTCCATCATTCGCGTTATCAGTGATAGACGCTTACACACCGCCTCGTTGGCGGGCTGCATCTGGGCTTTTTCCAAAATCGACGTTCCCTCTCCCTAACCCTCTCCCGCGACGCAATAACGGCGTCGCAGGAGAGGGGATTAGCTTCTTCCGGCGTATGCCCCGCGGCACAGGTGCGGATGCGGGCGCGTAATCACCAGACATTTGAAAAGCCCTGCGGGCTGCATTGCGATGCTATAATTGATGCGTAGTTCTGCGTATGAGGTTGGGATGCGTCTTCTGTTCGCTTGCCTGGTCATTCTGCTGCTTGTGCTCTCGCTGCTCGGCTCGGGGGTCATTAACCTCGACTCGATGCCGCCGGAGCGCGTCCCGGCGTCAATCACACAGTGGTGGGGACTGATCGAAGCGTCGTCCAACCAGTACGACGTCGATCCGTTCCTGGTTGCGGCCGTCATGATGCAGGAGTCGGGCGGTAATCCCGACTCGCGCTCGTCCGCGGGCGCGAACGGCCTGATGCAGGTCCTCAACGGTCCGTTCGAGCCGACGACGAACGTGGACCGCGGCGTCGCCATCCTGGCCCGGAACCTGCAAATGTTTCAGGATGTGCGCGTGGCGCTGGCCGCTTACAACGCCGGGCCCGGCCTGCCGGACGCCGACGCCGTCAACAACGCGACCATTCGCTACGCCGGTGTGCGCGGCGCGGCGCGCAAGGCGGGCGTGCCGGCCGGCGAATTCGACAAGTACGTGCAGTACCTGCCGGCCGAGACGCGCCGTTACGTCCCGGCCGTCATGGCCTACTATGATCGCTTTCGCGGCGGCCCCGTCACGGTCAACCAGTACGACGGGATCGTGCGATATCCGCTCGACAAGTTCACCTGGTTCGCCAGCTACGGCAGAAACACGGGCAACGGCCAGCCGTGGCACACCGGCGAAGACCTGAGCGCGCCGTGCGGGACGGCCGTCAAAGCCGCATTTGACGGCGATGTCGTCTATCGCGGGTGCCTGTACGGCAACTGCAAGGACGGCGGCGTGGCCAACGGCGCGACCGGGCACGGCCTGGTCGTCATCCAGCAGTTCGAACCGGACAAGTACGCCGTGTACGCGCACCTCGCCAGCTACGTCTCTGACAAGTCGGCCAAAGCCGGCGACGTCGTCGGCTTCATCGGCATGACCGGCTTTACGCGCGGCTGTCACCTGCACTACGCCATCTGGCAGGGCGGCCTCGACGACCTGCTCAAGGGCAACGGCCGCACGTGGCTCGACCCGAAGAAGTTCTTCCCCAACCAATATCACCGCCCGACGCCCGCGGCCGCCGCAGCCACCGTCGCCCCAAAGAAGTAGCCGGACCGCCGCCGCATGCGCCCTGCGCTTGGACTGACGGTGCTCCTGCTGGCCGTCGAGCTGCTCGACGAGTTGGTCTTCGGTGCGCAGGGCGCCGCGCTGCCGCTGATCCGTGACGATCTGCACCTGTCATATGAGCAGAT contains:
- a CDS encoding M23 family metallopeptidase encodes the protein MRLLFACLVILLLVLSLLGSGVINLDSMPPERVPASITQWWGLIEASSNQYDVDPFLVAAVMMQESGGNPDSRSSAGANGLMQVLNGPFEPTTNVDRGVAILARNLQMFQDVRVALAAYNAGPGLPDADAVNNATIRYAGVRGAARKAGVPAGEFDKYVQYLPAETRRYVPAVMAYYDRFRGGPVTVNQYDGIVRYPLDKFTWFASYGRNTGNGQPWHTGEDLSAPCGTAVKAAFDGDVVYRGCLYGNCKDGGVANGATGHGLVVIQQFEPDKYAVYAHLASYVSDKSAKAGDVVGFIGMTGFTRGCHLHYAIWQGGLDDLLKGNGRTWLDPKKFFPNQYHRPTPAAAAATVAPKK